ATCCagctaaagggatattccagaaaTATTACAGTTTTCCCTATCTACTAGATAAGGCAGAACTTCTCCACCAAGAGACGATCCATTTTGTATCTGCAAGACTGATGAAGAGAGCCGAACACATCGCCATGTGCAGGGTCAATGCTTCAATTCAAGACCACCATTCTCATGGCAGTGGGGGTCCCAATGGTCAGACCCACATTAACCTAGCAGTTATTCCATATCCGGTGATCAGGGATGAACTTGTTATTACCAGAATGTCTCTGAGTATTGTGTGATATAGTACTTTAGCAGTGTATAGGGTCAGAGACACTATATGACTACACTATATTGTTATTTATAGTGTGCACTGCTGTACACCATTTATCTTTAGGCACTATAGTGTGGTTATCTGTCTGCCTCGGGAACAAAATTGGGGCCTACAGAAGGCACCATCCAACATGAGGCCCCACCTGTATGTGGCTTTATATAGAAGCCCTTTCTTACAGACATAaccatattaatattattaaattgtgttttaggCTAAAGGTTCATGGACACAACCGTGTCTGAGTTGGGGCTGAGTTTATCATGGAATGAAGTGGAAAGACATCGTAGTGCATTCCATgatgtgtttagagatgagcgaacactgttcggatcagccgatccgaacagcacgcacccatagaaatgaatggaagcacctgtgaagcgtcacaggtgcttccattcatttctatgggtgcgtgctgttcggatcggctgatccgaacagtgttcgctcatctctagtgttgacgTCTATGGGGCTTCTGGATCCGTTCAACTCTTGTAACATGGATGATTGTAGAATAGGTTTTATTCTGCTCCGTTTTATCAGAACAGAATTGATCCGGAGGCCCTATAGCCGTGAATGTATCAAGGAATTCACTCAGATGTCATACAACTGCATTCCATGACAAACTCGGCCCCCAACTCACATGCACACTCATGTTGTTGTTTGCATAGATCCTAAAGCTCCATGAAAAAGcgtatttttttgttgcagattttgctactgttttttgagccaaagtcaggattgagcaggagggagaagtataagagcttcctttatatcctTTATATTACCCATTCCTTATGTACCCACTTATGggctttgctaaaaaaaaaaaaaaaaaaaaaaaaagaaaaaggaaaatctgcaacaaaaacagctgcttttctgcaacgtggtgtcttatgctaggttcacacctgcaactGGGTTTcaattctttgggtccacttgaggacctcaaaaatggaaacctaatctgcttaaaaagcggttacccacaggccccatagactatagtgggatcGCCCGGTCTTCCCGAAAAAAAGTCTTGTCTactgaacttttctctctgcattttgtatgtagattcagggacagaaacccCGAACATAGAATaggctcaggtgtgaacctaaccttatccCAGTACTAGGAAAGCAAATGAGATATTGTTTAGTTATACATTGTAGATAAGAAGTTGTGGAAACGGCATTTCCAAAAACGACTGTGTATTAGGAAAACccaacatgttaattttagctgcagaattaaATATATAGTGTCTCCCTATATATTTAGTAGGGTAAGAAGAAACGCAgagtaagggagcctgcacacggagttacgctccgctcattctgaatgagcggcgtaaaaaccagctcccattgatttctatgggtgccggcatacgtgcgctacccattgaatttaatgggaggctttgttacctattgctttcaatgtgatacgtgcgtatgccagcacacatagaaatcaatgggagctggtttttacgccgctcactctgaacgaattttacgttcagaatgagcggagcgtaactccgtgtgcaggctccctaaggctgagtccccacattgcggaaatgcagcttttttttactgcagataTTGctaaggttttttgagccaaagccaacgtAGGGAAtcggccttagggagccttcacacgatgtaacgctgcgctcattctgatcataaaaacacgttcagaatgagcgcgtaaaaagcagctcccattgacttgaatgggagtcggcatacgtgcgctccccattgaaatcaatggggggctttttttcctatgctttcaatgtattacgcgcgaatcacatagaaagcaatagggaaaaaagtctcctattgatttcaatggggagcgcacgtatgccggctcccattcaagtcaatgggagctgctttttacgcgctcattctcaacgtgtttttacaatcagaatgagcgcagcgttacatcgtgtgaaggcctcccttaggctgaggctcaaCGTTGtggaaaaactaatttttttttgcagattgctGTGTTTTTAATAGTCAAAGCCAAGTTTTTTGGTTGATACCATCTGATATAGGCATGCTTTTGTTCTACGTATACGTGGCGTTTGTGAATATACAGTACCATTTTTCTGACATATTCTGCATTGTGCCTTCCAACTGATGAGTTGTCTTTTCTTTTGTGGTTTAGCTGTGAAACCTTCAAGCAAATCCACCACAAATACCAATGAAGATCCCAAAACAAGTAATACGGTCACTATCACCGGTATATCTCTCTGTCTTTTTATCATCTTCATCACCATTGTGATCACAGTCTGGAGGAGGTTCACTAAGGCGGGCAAGTGTAGTACGACAACCAGACACAGCTCTTCCCATACAGCCAACTGTCGTAAAAACTCTGATGAAGAGAATATCTACCAAGTGAGGGAAAGCTTCTCCGATGCTGGAGATGGTCAACAGGAAAGCATGGAGGAAGAAGTCCATATACCTTTAAACTACAGACAAAGCGCACGTGTGACAGAGGAACCAACCATGGCAGAGAATGACTGTTCACAAGGAAATAGCCAGAAGTTGATACCGCCTATCTTCAGTTATCGTCTCGCCCAACAACAGCTAAAAGAGATGAAACAAAAAGGTCTGAAGGAGGCCACTAAAGTTTATCATGTGTCACAAAACCCAATGGCCGATACAGCAGTAGATGTTTCACTGGATCCTCCACTGGTCATAGAAAATTTAGAGGAATCTGCAGCAAATAAGTTTAGGATACAGTCTCCATTCTTAGAAACGAAGAACAGTCATATCCGAAGTGCCAACGAGAGGCCTACGTCAAGGTCTCTCTTTTCACCAACCCATGGCCCAAGTCAAACATTGCCTAAAATTTCCCATGTTAGGAACAGCGATGCTAAAGGAAGGTATGACAGAGGCTATCAAAGAAATAACTTCCGAAGAACTTCTAGTTTTCATGAAACTAAACACGTTAAACCCTATAGAGAAAGAAGTCTTACATCTCTATCTCCAAGGCATACAATGGTGTATAACTCACGGACCAAGATGTGGGAATATTCCACAGTAGAGAGACCGAAGCATAAACCAATAAGACTAGAGAAGAGCCCAGAATGTCTTACAAGGGGCGTCTCTTTCCCTCTTGATACCACTGGGCATTCACCAAAGACTCTCTATCTACAGCCAGGAGACAGTAAACCCGATATAATTTGTAGTAGATATAGCGCTGGCAAACCGAAACAGGAAAGGTCCGAACACAACAGAATACGAAAAGGTCCTTCACCCGTTGAGAAGTCTTGGAATCGGGGTCAAGATGCCTCGCCTAATGATAACTACCAACGGAAGAGTGTCCACAGCCCGTCATATTACCGGAGAGAGAAATGTCAGAGTTTTCCGTGGGGTACAGACTATTCCTTCTATGATAATTCTACATTTGGACTCACTGAAGCTGAGCAGCAGATGCTAGACTTACCGGGATACTTTGCCTCCAATGAAGAGGACGAGACAAGTACTCTAAGCATTGAAAGACTGGTCCTTTGATCATACAATCCTATAGACATTTTGGATTTTGTGTATTTTGCACATTGACAGAGGTCGCTATATGTCACATTGTAGTTTGGTGACCATAGTATGAGCACAAATACAACACCTTCAACCTGTGTTgtatacagtggggcagatttactaataaaatTGTGCAAGACTGATGGAATTTGTGCTGTGCTCCGCTTTTATCATGTGTTTTATATGCTTTTTATGACTTGTCTGACAAGGTCGGTTTATTAGTAAATTGTCACGGCCTACATGGCGACACAGTGTACCAAAAATGTACTAAAACTAAGCCAACAAATAAGTGGTCTAAAGTTACGCagtctaaagatatgccagatttatcattcagctcaATTCaaagggggttttctgggctaaatatattgatgactaatgctaaggataggtcattgatatcaTATTGGTGGGGGTCTTACAGCAGATGCCACCACCGATCTGCTGTTCTCAGTAGCcgatacacagaaaatggagaaggaagcagataggtctgttctctgtgtagtggccaaaccagtGTACTACAGGTCAGATCccatgtacttaaaggggttgtccaggcaaaattggacaaccactttaacttttaaatcagctgagggcattgaaaaaaaatttaaaattcatactcacctgtccccgatgctccggtgttcTGGTCATTCTGCTGAATGGGTTTCTTCCAAAGTTCTGAAGATGACCACTGAGGACTCATAAAGAGACACATGATGTTACCGGTAGTGACACTACATGCTATTCATAGAAACCCATTCAGCAGacactggagcattggggacaggtgagtatgatgctGATTtagaagttaaaagggttgtccatttttgcctggacaacccctttaaatgggagctaagctgcagtaactaGATTTGGCCACTATATAGAGaagagagctgtctgcttcctgctctgttctctgtgtatcagcttctgacaacagctgatcagtggggatgtctgcagtcagacccctaccaatttAATATCAATGATTGGGAGGGGTTTCTAAATATTttagcccctttaataatttctCCATCTAAGTTGGCCCCTGTTTTACACTGTTTTaagtagtaaatctgccccagcaTGTTTCTAAAAAGCAAAACAAATGCCCGTCACATACTATATCTCCCCCTATCTTCATGGAACAACCTTGAAATAAATAAGATTGATTGAACAGAACATTTGCTCCTACTCTTTGTTGATCTGCAGGATTTTGGAGCTGGGGGCTTTGGTAAGGGTTAATAGATGAAAGCCTTTAAAGGGGAAGTCTAACAGAAAACTCATTTATGTACCAGCTTAACCATAAATTAAATGTAAGAGAAcaattttaaagcttcttttattTTTGATTATTTATAAAAGAATATAATGAAATAAGTCATTTTTATTATGAATTAAATTTTTTCAAtacattttatgtaatttttttttttttgcttattgacCTTCACATTTTGACCTAGTTTCCCATAAAAGTTGATATAACACATATAACCTTTATCCATGATAGTAAAATCAATGTAGACCTTGCTCAAGATGTGAATATATGGGCGGATATGATAGtggtgcattaaaggggttgtccagaaattggacCAACATCTATGGAGGCTATAGCAGACAATGGTGGGCTTGGGGCAGATGaatatgcttacatatatatatattatatatatatatatattttttttttaaatgtggttaTATGGAATTACATACATCtcctacatataaaatatatcatgGAGTGACTTGCATAGTCTTGGCCAACTCCTTTGTATACATTGTACCAAACGTCACAAAGAAATTCACCCATTCATTCCATCACCACTTCCCACATTGAGAAATGATGGACGCCGGATCTTCATAGTGGTGGATTTTAGAGAGTACCATAGCCCATGCCAGGTGGACCATACAATGCCATTGTCATATTGTCCTGTGTAATTGCCATTCTTATAGTACACGCCATTTAAATTTGCTGTATGACACCTGTAAATAGAAGGAAAGTAGGATGTTTGATTATTTTACAGAAATGTGGTTATGTGTTTGTAACATCTGTTTATGAAGACCCTTCAAGACACGGGCCGATGTATAGTGAAAGATATGGCCTAGCCTATTACACTGAGCTGGGCAGCCAAGCAATCTTACACATACAGTGCAGATGACATGCCAACACAAGAAACACCGTCCGGAGGAGAGGTCTAAGGATTGTATACCTTGCCTTTTTGGAACGTTTAAGAAGATTCATTTTTAACTGGGAGATAAACAAGCTTCCAACAAGCTcttggaaatagaccatagtacccttcaaattttggaatcatctgctggaccattattgtgttaaagCCTTGGCCTACTGGAAGATCCTCTgttaccaggggcataacttaagggggtacagagggtgcagCCTCTTCAGGGCCCAGAAGTCttaggggggccataagcactggcatcagtattgagattgcagcttccatctgggccATAAGCCAAGGAtctaaatttttgtatttttttttttagcacccaGTAACAGTGTCTTAGACTATCCATAAACCCGCTGTATGTTTCTGATACCCTTGTTATATATGGTAATAACCTTGAATACTTCTACAAACATAATATTGTTGTATATTGTTACATTTACCTGTTAAACCACCAGCCACACTTATTTTCTTTGGCACAGTTGCCTTTGATGAATCTGTCATTATCATTGTCTACGGTGCTGAAGGGCATCCCTTTAAGTGAGGCGGACCACTGTTCTGCAAAGTTATTTCCTCCTTCCAGGGCATCTCCAGCGTTGCCGGAGTAAAATCCCAACCACAGCTTGTACTTGTCCTGTAGAGCATTGCAGAGCAGGCATTTACCATGATATAATGTATTCACAAGACAGCCTATATACTTGCAGATATTGTTACTTTATGTAGACATTAAAAGCAGCTTCACATTCTGGACAGGTCTGTGGCATGCCCACCCATTCCACCGGGTCTGCAACTAGCCCTGCAGTCATCTATATGTGTTGTATTATATGCATTTGTGTATGTGCTTGTATATAGTGAGCGTAAATTTGAACACATGTATGAGTGTACTGACTGCGTGCCTATAAACGAGCCTGTATGAGTGAGTATACATATATTTACTCATATGAATGACTGCTTGTATGTAGATTGGTCTTGCCTGTAGTGAACTCTGTACCTGAGATCCCAACCCTCCATGTTgatacaagacacatacagtaAGCACAGCCGGATATACTCTAGTACTAACAGTCTCTTCTTACCTCTTCATTGGTGATTCTGAAGCTGTCATAGATCGCATATCTTTTATTCCCATGCCAATCCATCAGGTCTATCTTTAGAGACATTTCTCCTGCACAGTAGTATATAGAATAATGAATCACACTTCTCTTTAGATGCATTGATGGGTGCAGGTCTACATAGACAGTGGCTAAAATAATATACTGACAGCAGGGGGCACAACATGGAGGCCGCAATGCCATTGTGAGTGACCCCCAGCCATCTGGGCACAGACAATCTTTGTTGTTAGAAGATGAGTGTCCCAAAGCCCAGGATCAGCGCCGGGTAAGTACTAATGGTGCACAGTATGGACCTCACTGGGATCCCCACTAGTAGAACTGGCATCACTGGGATCCCCATATATTGGTAGAATGAGGATCTTCTGACCCCTAGAACGTGAGGAGGCGGCCATGTATGTGTCTGCATCTTAGTTGCAGTGTTACATGAGTCGTGAAACGCACATAAACTAGATCAAATGGTCTCTTCTGTTCTACAGTGTGAATGGGAGTCCTGGATGGGCCTGGCACATATTAGCAGCGCCATAGTTTGGCTTTTCTTCACTTGGggcaaaggctcagttcactactctaaaggggcattcacacggagtaacgccaggcatgtattacagccgtacacgccggcgttacggcagactgccgaacacttcccattcacttcaatgggagcgctcataacaacggcgtttacgagcgctcccattgaagtgaatgggaagtgttcggcagtctgccgtaacgccggcgtgtacagctgtaatacacgcccggcgttactccgtgtgaatgcccccttactctgTATTTATCAAAATAAAAGTGGCTTGTTGGTGACCCCCTGACCACAGTACTACGGGCACATACCCAGATTACCCCCCTCCCCTGCATAttagaaatttaaaggggttgtcccatcacaaggatcctatctatactgcttgttaatatggatgtaagacttttcctaaatacactgcttcagcaaaactgctttgtttgtccactatcttactttattcaattcattgttgacacagcccttgacttatctgctcaaaagtcaaggtatgtatctgctgctcttaggggggagggaggaggggctaagtgcagggagcgagcctgtgtatctagctattcctgtgtctacaccacgtgacctagcttcctgttagcagatagaggagaggagctgctttcatttctgaactcgtcttctgttctcccatttatcaggttagctaattcaattgtgttcgttatggcagagacaggcagtattgtgcatatagtgttgtttgaggacctttgatgacatcacaggcccttcaaacTGCAGGTTGaacgaaaccccgcccaccaaatgacgcaagaaaccaggaagaaagaagattttacagcagtgaagactggtgagtatgcgacgtgggaatacccctttaaggtgtataTTTTTGATATGCTATAAGTGTCTTATATGGTAAGTTTTACTGTGGCCCTTGGGACTGGGTCACACTAACAATGTGGCCCTTGGACTAGAAATGGTTGTACATTCCTGATTTATAATAGTGTCCAAGGCTGATaagttgttaggagtatttaggttctttaatttctatttttcttacctggggagtttttggctgcgcagtgtctggggtggcatcctggcgctgcggggttgtcctgtcgtgggtattggtgcacaccttctgacttgcacgtgcgcactgatggtaggcagctttatctcctggttgattagtctgtcctcccatttgcacctgggaggagtggtctctaatctgtatttaaacccatgcctcccatggttctgtgctgagtgtcgcttttacagagctaggccttagcaggaggagtaggtggtgttctgggatagaggaagttccgtggttggttttttgggaggtttgggtgaacaagttggtgtgtgtgttttcccttctgtgttcaccaatcctccctctgtgtataattgactgtgtgagtgaattgccttatcctttgatttctactcagtttccctgtgtttgtttcctagtgtaaggttccttcccatattggtttgggggaatcctttcccacatttttcctgtgtgctgcttgtgttgttagtcagcgcacacccttgtcagtccctgtcagtagcagcttcacttgttcgttaggggtgaccccctttagtctccagtccctagaggtcttatagggcattccttctcccacttccctctaggcctacggtgtcagtgagagaggagctgtcggggtcaggcttagcctgagtacagccgacccacacccgtgaggcagggaccgggatagctagtgggagtagtgcagggcgagattccctactgctattccttagccccgttgcagctacctggactgacataacataagTATTTGGTTGGCAAAGCTAATGTATCCAGCTGAATGGGGTTGTTACTTTTTAGCATGGGTGAAGGGTATATAGCTACAGATGCCGCATGTTTATATCATCACAGTAAAAGACATTATAAAGTCATTACAAATGTGGAGATGCCATTCTGTGTCAGTGTAGATAAGTGTCAcattaaactctgctacatctgatgttctTTCCATTACGTAACTTTATTTGTGTGAACGTGAGAACATAGTCCCTATAACTAACCTGCAATAAAAGGTACACTTACGGCCATTCAGCAGGTGATAAATGTGATTGTTCCCCAACCAGTGCTCATCATTTCTTTTCTTAAAGAGTCCAAAACCTTCTTTATACTCCTTCCAATTCCTATGTATCAATGATTGGCATATACAATATAGTCAATGGTTATTAGCGCTCTTTAAGTCACTGCATAACACATATAACACAATGCTATAGGTCCTGATGATAGTTCTTATTTATCGCTCACTTACCTACAGTATACATGAGTTTGTTGGTATGACCATTTCCTAATCTAGTAACCTAAGGCTCTTGGTCCCTCTACATCCCCTGAGTATGAGGTTTAATGCTAGATGTCCTTGTAAATTCCATGCAGCAGCCACTAGGGGGACCTTATGAGGTTACCGCAGCATACTTCTCCCTATGGCTGCTGCAGGTTATCACCCTTGATAGCTTTGTGATGGGAATCTAGGGAATTTGGTCCTACAGATATATGAGCACAGATTTCTAGACCTACGTAGAATGAAAACCTGaagatatataatacatagactgtaTAAGACCAAACAGAATATACAAGATGGCGATACATTTTATTCTTTACCTGTTAAAACTAACTTTGCCATTGCTGCGACGCTGAATTACTGTCCATCCTCCTCCATCAGACATGTCACAATACACTGTGAATGGCTCAGTCTGGGGGCTTGGCTGTACACGATAGTAGCCACTTTGCTTTTTACCGCTATCAAAAACTGCAGAGCAATCTGTTGGAAATGTTAGTGATGTATAATAGATGCAataacaccatatatatatatatatatatatatatatatatatatatatatatatatatatgggagtgCATCAGGGCTGCGAAGAGAATACATGGGCTTAGTACAGATTAGGTATGGGCAAGTGCATTAGGTGACTGTAACTTTATGTTTGGTGATAGGGCCACTAACCCAAACATATTGTTACTAATGAGAAAAATTCCTATTTCTCCTTTTGTAAGGCTCTTCCCTCCTACCGTGTTTTTTCTAATCTGACAATCACTCTGAAATTTCGCCTACCGGCTCAAATTACATCTGCCCATTAAaaactatggagaggggagtggggAGGAACCGAATAAGAGagaagcagaaatgctgcagataATAGTAAGTTTTATGTCTCACTCATGTGTTTTATTCACATTGATACTTCTCTATATAATTTCCTATATGTTACTTCTGAGTGAGTAAGGGAGAAAGCTAGTAAGCAAATAATTTTGCTTTTAATATGTGTAGTCAATGGAAAATAtccaggtgtcagatccccaccaataAATATTATACAATAGATAGAGCTCTATACACACCTTCTTCATGAACTATGAGATTCCCACTTGTTGGAGGAATCTGGACGTCTCCAGTTTTACTTTTAGCCAGGTTGCTTTTATAGTATTTGCTCTTGACAGAGTGATAAGTGTTCTCTCTAAGGTCTTTCAGCTGCAGTCTGCCCAGCTCCAGCTTGCTTTCCAAGACTTGAATCCTGTGGAGAAGCTTTGCATTGTCCATACGGCAGATGTCTATGTCCTGTCCAAAGAAAAGGAAAGGACCATATGAGCGGCATATCATGAACATGACATAGTGTGAATCGTACGGTGATGATGAGATCACAAGTATCTACAAATCCCTCCATCTGCAAACAATTCAGGGACACTTCATTTTAAGGACACTTTCCTATGGATTACCCATGAACGTACAGATGACTGCCAACCCTGGCAAGCTGGTGGTATGTGCCCAGTCAAATGAACTCTAGACAGTAGTGTACGCCATACACACTAATATATAAAAGCCAGATTAAAGTCAAAGTTAGTTAGACTCAGGGAACCTTAAACATCAAGTGGTGTAAGATTATTGTTTGTTAATGTGCCAAACTGAGAGGGATGGAGTCCTTGAATTTGGTTTATTATTCTGGCAGATCACAACACACCTAAGCCAAGATGGTAGACTATCCATGGTTATGTGTCCTGGTGGTTGGGAGAACAAAGACAAACTGGAATGACAAGAACTGCATGGAGTCGAATCTCTGCTCAGATGGAACATTGGAAGGATGTTATGTAGTGATCCATGCTGTAATGCAAGTGAAATTGAATGTTTCATCATAAGTCTATGGTGACAATTTCAACACCACCCGCCCAGCCAGAGGTGCCCCATTGATCTCATACCACAGTTCTCAAAGGCTATCATGGCATATAGCAAGATGGAGGCAATAACGCCTTCATTTGGTGCAATGATAGCCagagattggtctggagaccaGGTGGGCAATCTCATGAAGAGGCCTTCACAAGAGAATATCACAACTGTCCTATTTCAGGGATTATGATGTGGGGTGGTTTTATCAAAGGTACCCAGACCTCTCTACTCTacatttcaggtacactaacagTTCGGCATTACACTGATTTGGTTGTGGCACCAGTGGTACGGCCATTTCTGCAAAGTGTCCCAGAAGCCATTTTCCAACGGACAACACCAGGGCGCATGTGCTACTATGAGCCACATGCTTGGCCTAGACGTGCTACCATGGCCTGTAGTGTCTCCAGACTTGTTTCCCATTGAGCAACTTGATTTGTATGCTCAAGTGCACTCTTCAGACAACCATTATTACATTCATTGATAGCAAGCCAAGGTGTGTAGGTACATGTAGTCCTCATACTTGATATTAAGTACCGATgatttgaatattttgtttcaaTTTTATCAGTTGATCATTTGCAGATCATTAACATAGATTGCAGACAGAGCCCTGTATCCCATCTTTCCAGTGGTCACTCTTTAgtgttgtacttgttttgtgtattgtaGGTAAACCCTCAAattccagcaccatggaattaatataataatgtacaggaccattgaattaatataataatatacaggaccatggaattaatataataacgtacagcaccatgggattaatataataatatacagtaccatggaattaatataataatatacaggaccatagaattaatataataacgtacagcaccataggattaatataataatatacagtaccatggaattaatataataatgtacagcaccatggaattaatataataatatacaggaccatggaattaatataataatatacaggaccatggaattaatataataacgtacagcaccatgggattaatataataatatacagtaccatggaattaatataataatatacaggaccatggaattaatataataacatacaggaccatggaattaatataataatgtacagcaccatagaattaatataataatatacaggaccatggaattaatataataatatacaggacaatggaattaatataataatgtacagcaccatggaattaatataataatatacaggaccatggaattaatataataatatacaggaccatggaattaatataataatgcacagcaccatggaattaatataataatatacaggaccatggaattaatataataacgtacagcaccataggattaat
This sequence is a window from Leptodactylus fuscus isolate aLepFus1 chromosome 2, aLepFus1.hap2, whole genome shotgun sequence. Protein-coding genes within it:
- the THSD1 gene encoding thrombospondin type-1 domain-containing protein 1; its protein translation is MRQSLTCFSYLSLLVLWDSVFSEPGYLLLKQSHHSALSRSPVYVDFSIQSNYSLLTNASVNLLDVKNNLIITSKELPANQSQGDLEFECIHFLSAGLYQFRMSLQTENDSSISFMSGLLNVTWPIFHIDLNRTTKDTLRSFQVGVFTNEQLCTGFPTRDPKLLLEVEHTHSFQEEEEPSADRFMLYKTYKEVPLSSSQWVEFECASVRPEAFITVSLKPMFSESVIAYLGPIDLVKTFKYKLVTIMEKKCDTSMSISVIAPPCNYAEGRIIVYKELPRSPGESVTTLAESALQKGEKTSHFNCTLFEIGKNKYCFEFLMSSSGTWSFSAPRAKQCVEIRREIETWSLWQPWSPCSVTCGDGHRERYRSCLSSSPANAQCQGNTKETSLCSLEDCSTVKPSSKSTTNTNEDPKTSNTVTITGISLCLFIIFITIVITVWRRFTKAGKCSTTTRHSSSHTANCRKNSDEENIYQVRESFSDAGDGQQESMEEEVHIPLNYRQSARVTEEPTMAENDCSQGNSQKLIPPIFSYRLAQQQLKEMKQKGLKEATKVYHVSQNPMADTAVDVSLDPPLVIENLEESAANKFRIQSPFLETKNSHIRSANERPTSRSLFSPTHGPSQTLPKISHVRNSDAKGRYDRGYQRNNFRRTSSFHETKHVKPYRERSLTSLSPRHTMVYNSRTKMWEYSTVERPKHKPIRLEKSPECLTRGVSFPLDTTGHSPKTLYLQPGDSKPDIICSRYSAGKPKQERSEHNRIRKGPSPVEKSWNRGQDASPNDNYQRKSVHSPSYYRREKCQSFPWGTDYSFYDNSTFGLTEAEQQMLDLPGYFASNEEDETSTLSIERLVL
- the LOC142195854 gene encoding fibrinogen-like protein 1, which produces MEMMSSMWLFFALLLPHCTLSAPRLTDIDICRMDNAKLLHRIQVLESKLELGRLQLKDLRENTYHSVKSKYYKSNLAKSKTGDVQIPPTSGNLIVHEEDCSAVFDSGKKQSGYYRVQPSPQTEPFTVYCDMSDGGGWTVIQRRSNGKVSFNRNWKEYKEGFGLFKKRNDEHWLGNNHIYHLLNGREMSLKIDLMDWHGNKRYAIYDSFRITNEEDKYKLWLGFYSGNAGDALEGGNNFAEQWSASLKGMPFSTVDNDNDRFIKGNCAKENKCGWWFNRCHTANLNGVYYKNGNYTGQYDNGIVWSTWHGLWYSLKSTTMKIRRPSFLNVGSGDGMNG